A genomic segment from Colletotrichum higginsianum IMI 349063 chromosome 5, whole genome shotgun sequence encodes:
- a CDS encoding Pectinesterase, translating into MMPRRPHLELFNPVLPNADHKSFNWFPQLPAEIRHLVWKHALRRHRMIHVILGTRVERGHSNEAKGAERYSLCNGRGRPISGNHYDVVILARYALLPENIMLVNKEARDAVLSFYPVQVPCQRRLGLDVKSKTQYKDSVLRLNFDWDYLRITAARAFPYFFEFLHDLRAHDPRGRGLQHLVVEDNCFRAPGVTSFSPASLDARALVAFKETLTNLKTVWFKITPRGGRTLDVLTWMHVNAFNYGFPVFPTFTFFDSPVKDPRNISRDLRKVSGSTPDWREWPLGWRTLLRRLGIRPEDVEENASVDVRMMIASDRQDEVRTREDAARVLHEEDFEWLQLQWWFRGWDRPQPGGGGGGDRPAGCFATASGLQPGLPELDGPEILAAAPPPALGFWLFPVEAFGEISDERDPGSWIRSKGVFDLSSHWPDLALVDVL; encoded by the coding sequence ATGATGCCCAGGCGACCGCACCTTGAACTGTTCAACCCCGTCCTTCCCAATGCTGACCACAAAAGCTTCAACTGGTTCCCCCAGCTGCCAGCGGAAATACGCCACCTGGTATGGAAGCACGCTCTCCGGCGTCATCGCATGATCCATGTCATTCTCGGGACGCGAGTGGAAAGAGGACATAGCAATGAAGCCAAGGGTGCCGAACGATACTCCCTCTGCAACGGTCGGGGCAGGCCCATCAGCGGGAATCACTACGACGTGGTGATCCTAGCTAGATACGCTCTCCTCCCTGAGAATATCATGCTGGTTAATAAGGAGGCGCGAGACGCCGTCCTGTCATTCTACCCGGTACAAGTGCCTTGCCAACGCAGGCTCGGCTTGGACGTCAAATCCAAGACCCAATATAAAGACTCGGTTCTCCGCTTGAACTTCGACTGGGACTACCTCAGAATCACGGCCGCGCGTGCATTTCCCTATTTCTTCGAATTCCTCCACGACCTCCGCGCCCACGACCCCCGAGGCCGCGGCCTCCAGCATCTGGTCGTGGAAGACAACTGCTTCCGCGCGCCCGGAGTGACGTCCTTTTCGCCTGCCTCGCTCGATGCCCGCGCTCTCGTGGCTTTTAAAGAAACACTCACGAACCTCAAAACCGTCTGGTTCAAGATCACACCCCGCGGCGGCCGTACTCTCGATGTGCTGACCTGGATGCATGTTAACGCCTTCAACTACGGCTTCCCCGTGTTCCCGACCTTCACCTTCTTCGATTCCCCGGTCAAGGACCCGCGAAACATCTCCCGCGATCTGCGGAAAGTCAGCGGCAGCACGCCTGACTGGCGTGAGTGGCCCCTTGGATGGAGGACTCTTCTGCGCAGACTCGGTATTCGccccgaggacgtcgaggagaacGCGAGTGTCGACGTCCGCATGATGATCGCCTCGGACCGGCAAGACGAGGTCCGCACCCGCGAAGACGCCGCGCGGGTCCTGCACGAGGAGGACTTTGAATGGCTGCAGCTGCAATGGTGGTTCCGCGGGTGGGACCGCCCGCAGCctgggggcggcggcggcggggatCGGCCGGCCGGGTGCTTCGCGACGGCATCCGGGCTGCAGCCGGGTCTACCCGAGCTCGACGGTCCCGAgatcttggcggcggcgccaccgccggcgctTGGGTTTTGGTTGTTCCCCGTCGAGGCGTTTGGAGAGATTTCCGACGAAAGGGACCCCGGTTCGTGGATCAGGTCAAAGGGTGTTTTCGACTTGAGTTCGCATTGGCCCGACCTGGCGCTGGTAGATGTGCTATGA
- a CDS encoding Phosphopantetheinyl transferase: MAPTIIQWILDTRHLWPEATETKQLEQVASRALELLKPEERKAVLKYYHVRDAKLSLGSHLLKRYAISRFCGIPWPEATAVRDERTKPIFRAADGTTPLSFNVSHQAGLVALFAVHGYDATNGPVDVGVDVVCTSERRSRDHAMLRNEGWPKFVDIHADVLSPLEANFLKWQVLADIPPGLKPGASIEDAADFKLRCFYALWCLREAYVKMTGDALLAPWLAELQFKKFRPPAPAESFEADGEAVTEHDIVFKGTKIEDVKVSLRALGPDYMTCSAVRTPQRKEDGLAFELGPYKMLDIDEVLAFGESHLSC; this comes from the exons ATGGCCCCGACTATCATACAGTGGATCCTGGATACACGGCATTTATGGCCGGAGGCCACTGAAACGAAGCAACTCGAGCAAGTC GCTTCTCGAGCCCTCGAACTCCTCAAACCCGAGGAACGGAAGGCGGTGCTAAAGTACTACCACGTCCGCGACGCGAAGCTGTCTCTGGGCTCGCATCTCCTGAAACGTTACGCTATCAGCCGCTTCTGCGGCATCCCCTGGCCCGAGgccaccgccgtccgcgacgaGCGTACCAAACCCATCTTCCGCGCCGCTGATGGCACCACCCCGTTGAGCTTCAATGTAAGCCACCAGGCAGGCCTCGTCGCGCTCTTCGCAGTCCACGGCTATGACGCCACTAACGGTCCGGTGGATGTTGGCGTTGATGTGGTCTGCACTTCGGAGCGCCGTTCAAGGGACCATGCCATGCTGAGAAACGAGGGTTGGCCCAAGTTCGTTGACATCCACGCCGATGTGCTATCCCCTCTGGAGGCGAACTTCCTCAAATGGCAGGTGCTTGCGGACATCCCGCCGGGGTTGAAGCCCGGCGCTTCGATCGAGGATGCTGCCGACTTCAAACTGCGGTGCTTCTATGCGCTTTGGTGTTTGAGGGAGGCGTATGTCAAGATGACGGGCGATGCGCTTCTTGCGCCGTGGCTGGCTGAACTGCAATTCAAGAAGTTCAGgccgccggctccggcggAGAGTTTCGAGGCCGATGGTGAGGCAGTCACGGAACATGATATTGTGTTTAAGGGCACCAAAATTGAGGATGTGAAGGTGTCTCTCAGAGCCTTGGGTCCCGATTACATGACATGCTCCGCTGTCCGGACGCCGCAGCGCAAAGAGGACGGGTTGGCTTTTGAGCTGGGCCCATACAAGATGCTGGATATAGACGAAGTGCTGGCGTTTGGCGAGAGCCATTTAAGCTGTTGA
- a CDS encoding Cytochrome c oxidase assembly protein, whose translation MPSSCKELREALAQCLQESECVMVQRNSASDCLRSPLVETLPTKCQQLKKGFGECKRGMVDMRKRFRGNMPVNYKTMNDAEAGKGYQLYAGRPAFAGGRGETDGNEPAPRDWREVENEQYRKEQEAAQKK comes from the exons ATGCCTAGCTCTTGCAAAGAACTGC GCGAGGCCCTCGCGCAGTGCCTCCAGGAATCCGAGTGCGTAATGGTCCAGCGCAACAGCGCCTCCGACTGCCTCCGCTCGCCCCTCGTCGAGACTCTCCCCACGAAGTGTCAGCAGCTCAAGAAGGGCTTCGGCGAGTGCAAGCGCGGCATGGTCGATATGCGCAAGCGCTTCCGCGGCAACATGCCAGTGAACTACAAGACCATgaacgacgccgaggccggcaagggcTACCAGCTGTACGCCGGACGCCCGGCCTTCGCCGGCGGCAGGGGCGAGACCGACGGCAACGAACCCGCGCCCAGGGATTGGCGCGAGGTTGAGAACGAGCAGTACCGGAAAGAGCAGGAGGCGGCTCAGAAGAAGTAG